A region of Subtercola boreus DNA encodes the following proteins:
- the ligD gene encoding non-homologous end-joining DNA ligase gives MASEAVMLDVPGAGDGETRQVRLSSPSRVLWPEPGITKLDLAHYLIAVGVAFVRANGDRPVSLQRFPEGIDGEQFFSKNPPKGAPAFARSVMVVYPSARSHPQLVIDEPAAAVWAVQMNTVVFHPWASRAETSDFPDQLRIDLDPQPGTDFDDAVPAAIELRRVLEEAGLEAFVKTSGNRGLHVFAPIEPTHEFLEVRHAVIAAARELERRMPEKVTTAWWKEERGTRIFVDFNQANRDRTMAGAYSPRALAHAPVSTPLEWSELETADPKAFTIGTVPARLQTTGDPWERMHEHPGTLDTLLAWWERDVAAGLGELPFPPDYPKMPGEPPRVQPSRAKKTT, from the coding sequence ATGGCAAGCGAAGCGGTGATGCTCGATGTTCCCGGTGCCGGCGACGGCGAGACGAGGCAGGTGCGCCTGTCGAGCCCCAGCCGTGTGCTCTGGCCGGAGCCCGGTATCACGAAGCTCGACCTCGCCCACTACCTGATCGCGGTCGGCGTCGCATTCGTGCGGGCGAACGGAGACCGTCCGGTCTCTCTGCAACGGTTCCCCGAGGGCATCGACGGGGAACAGTTCTTCTCGAAGAACCCGCCCAAGGGAGCGCCGGCCTTCGCGCGCTCGGTGATGGTCGTCTACCCGAGTGCCCGCTCGCATCCACAACTCGTCATCGACGAACCGGCGGCGGCCGTCTGGGCCGTGCAGATGAACACCGTCGTCTTTCACCCGTGGGCGTCGAGGGCGGAGACGAGCGACTTTCCCGACCAGTTGCGCATCGACCTCGACCCCCAACCCGGAACCGACTTCGACGACGCCGTGCCCGCCGCGATCGAACTGCGGAGGGTGCTCGAGGAGGCCGGTCTCGAGGCGTTCGTCAAGACATCCGGCAACCGCGGACTGCACGTGTTCGCGCCGATCGAACCCACGCACGAGTTCCTGGAGGTGCGGCACGCCGTGATCGCGGCCGCCCGCGAACTCGAACGCCGGATGCCCGAGAAGGTCACGACCGCCTGGTGGAAAGAGGAGCGCGGAACCCGCATCTTCGTCGACTTCAACCAGGCCAACCGTGACCGCACGATGGCCGGTGCGTACAGCCCCCGCGCCCTCGCGCACGCTCCCGTCTCGACCCCGCTGGAGTGGAGCGAGCTCGAGACCGCCGACCCGAAAGCCTTCACGATCGGCACGGTTCCGGCTCGGCTGCAGACAACCGGCGACCCCTGGGAGCGGATGCACGAGCATCCGGGAACCCTCGACACCCTGCTCGCGTGGTGGGAGCGCGATGTGGCCGCCGGGCTCGGCGAACTGCCGTTCCCGCCCGACTATCCGAAGATGCCCGGGGAGCCGCCGCGCGTGCAGCCGAGCCGCGCCAAGAAGACGACGTAG